From Cellulosimicrobium cellulans, the proteins below share one genomic window:
- a CDS encoding ABC transporter permease, with translation MTTTVPAVTTPSGQRVRTRPGPRAWVALVGAEARMVVRDTAGLVMPFGMPVLILVMYGISDATTMVLPGSGGRTAFDVFVVPVVLAIVVGIIGVVNMPSFLAYYRRSGVLKRLSVTPASPAMVLVAQVVVSLAQTAGGVALALVVATVAFDARLPASPGAALGVLALASAAMYAVGMLVAAVAPTPNAALALGLVAFFAFGATGGMFGDVSNLPEPVARLGEMLPFGAAVQALGDAWAGQPVEPAHLVALAGAVVVGTAGAARWFRWT, from the coding sequence ATGACCACCACCGTCCCCGCCGTCACGACGCCGTCCGGGCAGCGCGTCCGCACCCGGCCCGGTCCGCGCGCGTGGGTCGCGCTGGTCGGCGCCGAGGCGCGGATGGTCGTGCGCGACACCGCCGGGCTCGTCATGCCGTTCGGCATGCCCGTGCTCATCCTCGTCATGTACGGGATCAGCGACGCCACGACGATGGTCCTGCCGGGATCCGGGGGCCGGACCGCTTTCGACGTCTTCGTGGTGCCGGTCGTGCTCGCGATCGTCGTCGGGATCATCGGTGTCGTCAACATGCCGAGCTTCCTGGCGTACTACCGGCGGTCTGGCGTCCTCAAGCGGCTGTCCGTCACGCCCGCGTCGCCCGCGATGGTGCTCGTCGCGCAGGTCGTGGTGAGCCTCGCCCAGACCGCCGGGGGCGTCGCGCTCGCGCTCGTCGTCGCGACGGTCGCGTTCGACGCGCGGCTCCCCGCGTCCCCGGGGGCCGCGCTCGGCGTGCTCGCGCTGGCGTCGGCGGCGATGTACGCGGTCGGGATGCTGGTGGCCGCCGTCGCGCCGACCCCCAACGCCGCGCTCGCGCTCGGTCTCGTCGCGTTCTTCGCGTTCGGGGCGACCGGGGGCATGTTCGGCGACGTGTCGAACCTCCCCGAGCCGGTGGCACGGCTCGGGGAGATGCTGCCCTTCGGCGCCGCGGTGCAGGCGCTCGGCGACGCGTGGGCGGGGCAGCCCGTGGAGCCGGCGCACCTCGTCGCGCTCGCCGGTGCGGTCGTCGTCGGCACCGCCGGCGCGGCGCGCTGGTTCCGCTGGACCTGA
- a CDS encoding sensor histidine kinase, with product MRRTDPEVWAGIAMLVVILGIGALVPIAAAEAVTLPVGAWLGVFAAFVLVTVGIVLRAGFGTPRAYTLLGAQVVLVATLVLTAPGAGWLPILLVVVAALSVYVVPVPAVAVVVAVNVVVAGAAVGLRGSATDAVLTAMIYLLLQVASVGSTLALQRERRMREQLAVAHVELRAAAVLRDESTRSDERLRIARELHDVLGHQLTVLALELETASHQDGGQAREHVLRAKGVARELLGDVRATVGELRRQAPSLEDSLGSLVERVSVPRVRVAVADDVMVDEDQTVVLVRVVQEALTNAIRHAEATVLDVTVTTEEGRVRLVAQDDGWGAARVVPGNGLRGIEERVRAAGGTVRLDGRNGFRVEVELAPERRAALAENRDAEARAVPRGTGPVGTTVAGA from the coding sequence ATGCGACGGACCGACCCGGAGGTGTGGGCGGGCATCGCGATGCTCGTCGTGATCCTCGGCATCGGGGCGCTCGTCCCGATCGCCGCGGCCGAGGCCGTGACCCTGCCCGTGGGCGCCTGGCTCGGCGTCTTCGCGGCCTTCGTCCTGGTCACCGTCGGGATCGTCCTCAGGGCGGGGTTCGGGACGCCCCGGGCATACACGTTGCTCGGCGCGCAGGTCGTCCTCGTCGCGACGCTCGTGCTCACCGCCCCCGGCGCGGGCTGGCTCCCGATCCTGCTCGTCGTCGTCGCGGCGTTGAGCGTGTACGTGGTCCCCGTCCCCGCCGTCGCGGTCGTCGTCGCGGTGAACGTCGTGGTAGCCGGTGCTGCCGTCGGGCTGCGCGGCTCCGCGACCGACGCCGTGCTCACCGCGATGATCTACCTGCTGCTCCAGGTCGCGAGCGTCGGCTCGACGCTCGCCCTCCAGCGCGAGCGGCGCATGCGCGAGCAGCTCGCCGTCGCGCACGTCGAGCTGCGAGCGGCGGCCGTGCTGCGGGACGAGTCGACGCGCTCCGACGAGCGCCTGCGGATCGCGCGCGAGCTGCACGACGTCCTCGGCCACCAGCTCACCGTCCTCGCGCTCGAGCTCGAGACGGCGAGCCACCAGGACGGGGGCCAGGCGCGCGAGCACGTGCTGCGCGCCAAGGGCGTCGCCCGTGAGCTGCTCGGCGACGTGCGCGCCACGGTCGGAGAGCTGCGGCGACAGGCACCCAGCCTGGAGGACTCGCTCGGCTCGCTCGTCGAGCGGGTGTCCGTGCCGCGCGTTCGGGTCGCCGTCGCCGACGACGTCATGGTCGACGAGGACCAGACGGTCGTGCTCGTGCGCGTGGTCCAGGAGGCGCTGACCAACGCGATCCGGCACGCCGAGGCGACCGTGCTCGACGTCACCGTCACCACCGAGGAGGGGCGGGTGCGGCTCGTCGCGCAGGACGACGGCTGGGGCGCCGCCCGCGTGGTGCCCGGCAACGGGCTGCGGGGGATCGAGGAGCGGGTCCGGGCCGCCGGCGGGACCGTCCGCCTCGACGGGCGGAACGGGTTCCGGGTCGAGGTCGAGCTCGCCCCCGAGCGCCGGGCCGCCCTCGCCGAGAACCGCGACGCCGAGGCTCGAGCGGTCCCGCGCGGAACCGGTCCCGTCGGCACGACCGTGGCCGGAGCATGA
- the ku gene encoding non-homologous end joining protein Ku yields MRAIWKGAITFGLVNVPVKVYSATEDHDVPLHQVHDKDGGRIRYRRVCEIDGEVVPYEHIDKAYDDGERTVVLTGEDFSALPAERSREIEVVEFVPSEQIDPLLLDRSYYLEPDSTSNKAYVLMRRTLEETDRTAIVKFALRQRTRLAAMRVRDDMLVLQTLLWADEVREAAFPSLDDEAKVTDKELAMSAQLVASFEADFTPEEYEDDYQVQLRQLIEAKLEQGDALDTAETFGEQPEEGEGAEVIDLMEALRKSVASSKSGRTSGSGSSGGSTAKGGSSRKAASSSGKGSSGSRAQGGGTKDEGTKPAAKKSTGRSTSKEKSTAAKTTRKKASA; encoded by the coding sequence ATGAGGGCCATCTGGAAGGGCGCCATCACGTTCGGTCTCGTCAACGTCCCCGTCAAGGTGTACTCCGCGACGGAGGACCACGACGTGCCGTTGCACCAGGTGCACGACAAGGACGGCGGGCGCATCCGCTACCGGCGCGTGTGCGAGATCGACGGCGAGGTCGTGCCCTACGAGCACATCGACAAGGCGTACGACGACGGCGAGCGCACCGTCGTGCTCACGGGCGAGGACTTCTCGGCGCTCCCCGCGGAGCGCAGCCGCGAGATCGAGGTCGTCGAGTTCGTGCCGAGCGAGCAGATCGACCCGCTCCTGCTCGACCGCAGCTACTACCTCGAGCCCGACTCCACGTCCAACAAGGCGTACGTGCTCATGCGGCGCACGCTCGAGGAGACCGACCGGACGGCGATCGTGAAGTTCGCGCTGCGCCAGCGCACGCGGCTCGCCGCGATGCGCGTGCGCGACGACATGCTCGTCCTCCAGACGCTGCTGTGGGCCGACGAGGTGCGCGAGGCCGCGTTCCCCTCGCTCGACGACGAGGCGAAGGTGACCGACAAGGAGCTCGCCATGTCCGCGCAGCTCGTCGCGAGCTTCGAGGCGGACTTCACGCCCGAGGAGTACGAGGACGACTACCAGGTGCAGCTCCGCCAGCTCATCGAGGCCAAGCTCGAGCAGGGCGACGCGCTCGACACCGCCGAGACCTTCGGCGAGCAGCCTGAGGAGGGCGAGGGCGCCGAGGTCATCGACCTCATGGAGGCGCTGCGCAAGTCCGTCGCGTCGTCGAAGAGCGGCCGCACGAGCGGGTCGGGGTCGTCCGGCGGGTCGACCGCGAAGGGCGGCTCGAGCCGCAAGGCCGCCTCGTCGTCGGGCAAGGGCTCCTCCGGGTCCCGGGCCCAGGGTGGCGGCACGAAGGACGAGGGCACGAAGCCCGCTGCGAAGAAGAGCACGGGCCGCTCGACGTCGAAGGAGAAGTCGACGGCGGCCAAGACGACCCGCAAGAAGGCGTCCGCGTAG
- a CDS encoding VOC family protein codes for MRAIVPSLWFDGNLEEAVTFYASVFPDATVGDVFRQPDGTAVSADFELAGHRFAAINGGPQFPFTEAVSFVVECESQAEVDEYWAALTDGGQESQCGWLKDRFGLSWQVVPVEFLAMLQDPDPARVQRVVDVMMTQVKLDLGPLRAAYDG; via the coding sequence ATGCGCGCGATCGTGCCCAGCCTGTGGTTCGACGGCAACCTCGAGGAGGCCGTCACCTTCTACGCGAGCGTCTTCCCCGACGCGACGGTCGGCGACGTGTTCCGCCAGCCCGACGGCACGGCGGTGTCGGCCGACTTCGAGCTCGCGGGGCACCGGTTCGCCGCCATCAACGGCGGCCCGCAGTTCCCGTTCACCGAGGCGGTGTCCTTCGTCGTCGAGTGCGAGTCGCAGGCTGAGGTCGACGAGTACTGGGCAGCGCTCACCGACGGCGGCCAGGAGTCGCAGTGCGGCTGGCTCAAGGACCGGTTCGGGCTGTCGTGGCAGGTCGTCCCCGTGGAGTTCCTCGCGATGCTGCAGGACCCGGACCCCGCCCGCGTCCAGCGCGTCGTCGACGTGATGATGACGCAGGTCAAGCTCGACCTGGGACCGCTGCGGGCGGCCTACGACGGCTGA
- a CDS encoding ABC transporter ATP-binding protein: MDAVDARNLTKHYRRRGGTTTAVDDVSLVAVEGEVLGILGPNGAGKTTTVEMVAGVRRPDHGSVRVLGLDPFTDRAAVRQVLGVQLQSGFLHGALTVRELAHLYRTFYGAGRDPDELVATLGLEEQRDVRYERLSGGQQQRVAIVLALVGDPRVVILDELTTGLDPQARRQVWSVVEDLRDGGATVLLVSHLMEEVERLCDRVTLIESGRVVAHDTPAGLVAGAGLDQRVRFRVAQPLAPALLDRVPGVDAVAVRGEQVVVTGHGDLLQEVSTALVRAGVVATETRLERATLDDAFLALTGRPLTDVSPGEHRGTTTPTEEAA, encoded by the coding sequence ATGGACGCCGTCGACGCACGGAACCTCACGAAGCACTACCGCCGCAGGGGCGGGACCACGACGGCGGTGGACGACGTCAGCCTCGTCGCCGTCGAGGGCGAGGTCCTGGGGATCCTCGGGCCCAACGGTGCGGGCAAGACGACGACGGTCGAGATGGTCGCGGGCGTGCGCCGTCCCGACCACGGGTCCGTGCGGGTGCTCGGCCTCGACCCGTTCACCGACCGTGCCGCGGTGCGCCAGGTGCTGGGGGTGCAGCTCCAGTCGGGGTTCCTGCACGGCGCGCTGACGGTGCGCGAGCTCGCGCACCTCTACCGCACGTTCTACGGGGCGGGCCGCGACCCGGACGAGCTGGTCGCGACGCTGGGCCTCGAGGAGCAGCGCGACGTGCGCTACGAGCGACTCTCGGGGGGCCAGCAGCAGCGGGTCGCGATCGTCCTCGCGCTCGTCGGGGACCCGCGCGTCGTGATCCTCGACGAGCTCACGACCGGGCTCGACCCGCAGGCGCGCCGTCAGGTCTGGAGCGTCGTCGAGGACCTGCGGGACGGCGGCGCGACCGTGCTCCTCGTCTCGCACCTCATGGAGGAGGTCGAGCGCCTGTGCGACCGCGTGACCCTGATCGAGAGCGGTCGCGTCGTCGCGCACGACACCCCGGCCGGGCTGGTCGCGGGTGCCGGGCTGGACCAGCGCGTGCGGTTCCGCGTCGCGCAGCCCCTCGCGCCCGCGCTCCTGGACCGCGTCCCCGGCGTGGACGCGGTGGCGGTCCGCGGGGAGCAGGTCGTGGTGACCGGGCACGGCGACCTGCTCCAGGAGGTGAGCACCGCGCTCGTGCGGGCCGGCGTCGTCGCGACCGAGACTCGGCTGGAGCGCGCGACGCTCGACGACGCGTTCCTCGCCCTGACCGGACGCCCGCTGACCGACGTCTCACCGGGCGAGCACCGCGGGACGACCACCCCGACCGAGGAGGCCGCATGA
- a CDS encoding GTP pyrophosphokinase yields the protein MMTYKFGIDEVMTKITVLRDEFRHIHDYNPIEHLGSRLKSIDSIFAKAQRKGIPLTPEGVQENMFDVAGVRVTCSFVSDIYRVRDMLVGQRDLTVLEERDYIAHPKGNGYKSLHLIVQVPVFLSDRVEDVVVEIQLRTIAMDFWASLEHKIYYKYERDVPQHLTDALKLAADVAATLDTTMERIHDEVRELDGEAEPAETADALVSPREMVENFMRTVQVADEAFHERRHDG from the coding sequence ATGATGACGTACAAGTTCGGCATCGACGAGGTGATGACCAAGATCACCGTCCTGCGCGACGAGTTCCGGCACATCCATGACTACAACCCGATCGAGCACCTGGGCTCGCGCCTGAAGTCGATCGACTCGATCTTCGCCAAGGCGCAGCGCAAGGGGATCCCGCTCACCCCGGAGGGCGTGCAGGAGAACATGTTCGACGTCGCGGGCGTGCGCGTGACGTGCAGCTTCGTCTCCGACATCTACCGGGTGCGCGACATGCTCGTCGGTCAGCGCGACCTCACCGTGCTCGAGGAGCGCGACTACATCGCGCACCCCAAGGGCAACGGTTACAAGAGCCTGCACCTCATCGTCCAGGTGCCGGTCTTCCTCTCGGACCGGGTCGAGGACGTCGTCGTGGAGATCCAGCTCCGCACCATCGCCATGGACTTCTGGGCCAGCCTCGAGCACAAGATCTACTACAAGTACGAGCGCGACGTGCCCCAGCACCTCACCGACGCCCTCAAGCTCGCGGCCGACGTCGCGGCGACCCTCGACACGACCATGGAACGCATCCACGACGAGGTCCGCGAGCTCGACGGGGAGGCGGAGCCCGCCGAGACGGCGGACGCGCTCGTGTCGCCGCGCGAGATGGTCGAGAACTTCATGCGCACGGTGCAGGTCGCCGACGAGGCGTTCCACGAGCGCCGCCACGACGGCTGA
- a CDS encoding TetR/AcrR family transcriptional regulator — MPPPPAARAKVLRAFASLLVEQGERAATLEAVAERAGVSKGGLLYHFGSKDALADGLTEHLRELTAADVETMRAAPAGAVDYLIRTSTLVDTEFELVYLAVSRLAQGSYPRARAALDGAHDAWTRAVLDEVGDPVVARAIVLLSDGLYAHAALSSDVLGRVTGGTAETDDGDGVPEEDLAFRGPRPGDDVDDLLRLLDELVALRRASTA, encoded by the coding sequence ATGCCGCCGCCCCCCGCCGCCCGCGCCAAGGTCCTGCGCGCGTTCGCGTCCCTCCTCGTCGAGCAGGGCGAGCGCGCCGCCACGCTCGAGGCCGTCGCCGAGCGCGCCGGGGTGTCCAAGGGCGGGCTCCTCTACCACTTCGGCTCCAAGGACGCGCTCGCCGACGGCCTCACCGAGCACCTGCGCGAGCTCACCGCCGCCGACGTCGAGACGATGCGCGCCGCGCCCGCGGGCGCCGTCGACTACCTCATCCGCACCTCGACGCTCGTCGACACCGAGTTCGAGCTCGTCTACCTCGCCGTCTCGCGCCTCGCGCAGGGGTCGTACCCGCGCGCCCGCGCGGCGCTCGACGGCGCGCACGACGCCTGGACCCGCGCCGTCCTCGACGAGGTGGGCGACCCGGTCGTCGCGCGCGCGATCGTCCTGCTCAGCGACGGGCTCTACGCGCACGCCGCGCTGAGCAGCGACGTGCTCGGCCGTGTCACGGGCGGCACGGCCGAGACGGACGACGGTGACGGCGTCCCCGAGGAGGACCTCGCCTTCCGCGGACCCCGTCCCGGCGACGACGTCGACGACCTCCTCCGGCTCCTCGACGAGCTCGTCGCGCTGCGCCGCGCGTCGACCGCCTGA
- a CDS encoding response regulator, producing the protein MSDAVVRVLLVDDQTLVRQGIRSLLDLAPDIDVVAEAEDGMAALAAVREHEPDVVLLDLRMPRHDGIWALEAMSESGYDVPVLVLTTFDDDALVFRALRAGARGYLLKDVTLEQLTGAVCTLASGGTLVQPSITDRLLRAVRAGTAPADDLDDGAGPVQELTDRELEVLRLVAAGFSNREIAHALFLAEGTVKNHVSTVLLKLGTRDRTRAVLRALHVGLLG; encoded by the coding sequence ATGAGCGACGCCGTGGTGCGCGTCCTGCTCGTCGACGACCAGACCCTCGTGCGGCAGGGGATCCGCAGCCTCCTCGACCTCGCGCCGGACATCGACGTCGTCGCCGAGGCCGAGGACGGGATGGCGGCGCTCGCGGCCGTGCGCGAGCACGAGCCCGACGTCGTCCTGCTCGACCTGCGCATGCCGCGCCACGACGGGATCTGGGCGCTCGAGGCGATGAGCGAGAGCGGGTACGACGTCCCCGTGCTCGTGCTCACGACCTTCGACGACGACGCGCTCGTGTTCCGCGCTCTGCGGGCGGGAGCCCGGGGGTACCTGCTCAAGGACGTGACGCTCGAGCAGCTCACCGGCGCGGTCTGCACGCTCGCCTCCGGCGGCACGCTCGTGCAGCCGTCGATCACCGACCGCCTCCTACGAGCGGTGCGGGCCGGGACCGCCCCCGCCGACGACCTGGACGACGGCGCCGGCCCGGTGCAGGAGCTGACCGACCGCGAGCTCGAGGTGCTCCGTCTCGTCGCGGCGGGGTTCTCCAACCGCGAGATCGCGCACGCGCTCTTCCTGGCCGAGGGGACCGTGAAGAACCACGTGTCGACCGTGCTGCTCAAGCTGGGGACGCGCGACCGCACGCGCGCGGTCCTGCGCGCGCTGCACGTCGGCCTGCTCGGCTGA
- a CDS encoding MFS transporter: MTTPVTTTSTAGRTAPAQHATATRGPARGAAGRWFALAVLMLPVLLVSIDNTVLSFALPQISESLRPSGTQLLWIIDIYPLVLAGLLVPMGSFADRVGRRRLLLVGAVGFAAVSVVAAYAPTAGALVASRAALGFFGAMLMPSTLSLLRNVFVDREERRLAIAIWAAGFAAGSALGPIVGGFLLEHFWWGSVFLLAVPVLVLLLALAPFFVPESRDPAPGRIDVLSIVLVMATMTPVVYGIKMLAKSGASTLAVGSVVVGLVAGTLFVRRQLRRPDPMIDVRLFTHGAFSGAVLVNLLSVFSLVGFLFFVSQDVQLVLGLTPMQAGVALLPGLLVMIVAGLGVVRVVRRVRPAHVVAVALLFSAAGYAVVAAGAGESTLLLLVVAFVVLSLGVGAAETVSNDLIVSSVPAAKAGAASAISETAYEVGAVLGTAVLGSILTASYHANVVVPAGVPAADAVAAAETLGGATQVASTLPAGQAQALLDSAHAAFGSGVGTTSLIGVVLMLVAAGVALVTLRGAKS; the protein is encoded by the coding sequence GTGACGACCCCCGTGACGACGACCTCGACGGCCGGCAGGACCGCACCCGCCCAGCACGCGACCGCGACGCGCGGACCCGCGCGCGGCGCCGCCGGCCGCTGGTTCGCGCTCGCCGTGCTGATGCTCCCGGTGCTGCTCGTGTCGATCGACAACACCGTGCTGAGCTTCGCGCTGCCCCAGATCTCCGAGTCGCTGCGCCCCAGCGGGACACAGCTCCTGTGGATCATCGACATCTACCCGCTCGTGCTCGCCGGCCTGCTCGTGCCGATGGGCTCGTTCGCCGACCGCGTCGGCCGCCGGCGGCTGCTGCTCGTCGGCGCCGTGGGCTTCGCGGCCGTGTCGGTCGTCGCCGCCTACGCGCCCACGGCCGGGGCGCTCGTCGCGTCCCGCGCCGCGCTCGGCTTCTTCGGCGCGATGCTCATGCCGTCGACGCTCTCGCTCCTGCGCAACGTCTTCGTCGACCGCGAGGAACGCCGCCTGGCCATCGCGATCTGGGCGGCGGGGTTCGCCGCCGGGTCGGCCCTCGGCCCGATCGTCGGCGGGTTCCTGCTCGAGCACTTCTGGTGGGGCTCGGTCTTCCTCCTCGCCGTCCCGGTGCTCGTGCTGCTGCTCGCGCTCGCGCCGTTCTTCGTGCCCGAGTCGCGCGACCCCGCCCCGGGTCGCATCGACGTCCTGTCGATCGTGCTCGTCATGGCGACCATGACCCCCGTCGTCTACGGCATCAAGATGCTCGCCAAGTCCGGGGCGAGCACCCTCGCGGTCGGCAGCGTCGTCGTCGGGCTGGTCGCCGGGACGCTGTTCGTGCGCCGCCAGCTCCGCCGGCCGGACCCGATGATCGACGTGCGCCTGTTCACCCACGGGGCCTTCAGCGGCGCGGTGCTCGTCAACCTGCTGTCCGTGTTCTCGCTCGTCGGGTTCCTGTTCTTCGTGTCCCAGGACGTGCAGCTCGTGCTCGGGCTCACCCCCATGCAGGCGGGTGTCGCGCTCCTGCCCGGTCTGCTGGTCATGATCGTGGCGGGCCTGGGCGTCGTGCGGGTCGTGCGCCGCGTGCGCCCGGCGCACGTCGTCGCCGTCGCGCTGCTGTTCTCCGCGGCCGGGTACGCGGTCGTCGCCGCGGGGGCGGGGGAGAGCACCCTCCTGCTGCTGGTCGTGGCGTTCGTCGTCCTGTCCCTCGGCGTCGGCGCGGCCGAGACCGTGTCGAACGACCTCATCGTGTCGTCCGTCCCCGCCGCCAAGGCGGGCGCGGCGTCCGCGATCTCCGAGACCGCGTACGAGGTGGGTGCCGTCCTCGGCACCGCCGTGCTGGGGAGCATCCTCACCGCGTCGTACCACGCGAACGTCGTCGTCCCGGCGGGCGTCCCCGCGGCCGACGCCGTCGCCGCGGCCGAGACGCTCGGCGGCGCCACCCAGGTCGCGTCCACCCTGCCCGCCGGGCAGGCGCAGGCGCTGCTCGACTCCGCGCACGCCGCGTTCGGCAGCGGCGTGGGCACGACGTCGCTCATCGGGGTCGTGCTCATGCTCGTCGCCGCGGGCGTGGCGCTCGTCACGCTGCGGGGCGCGAAGTCCTGA
- a CDS encoding DUF1905 domain-containing protein, which produces MAGTRFEFEAELWRWEARTDSWVFAALPEDVSDEIAELPLPPAGFGSVKVEVTLGAQRWSTSVFPDAGRRTFVVPIKAAVRRAEGVDVGDRVTIGVETLI; this is translated from the coding sequence GTGGCGGGGACGAGGTTCGAGTTCGAGGCAGAGCTGTGGCGGTGGGAGGCGCGCACCGACAGCTGGGTGTTCGCCGCGCTGCCGGAGGACGTGAGCGACGAGATCGCGGAGCTGCCGCTCCCGCCCGCGGGGTTCGGCTCCGTCAAGGTCGAGGTGACGCTCGGGGCGCAGCGCTGGTCGACGTCGGTGTTCCCCGACGCGGGGCGCAGGACGTTCGTCGTGCCCATCAAGGCCGCGGTGCGCCGCGCCGAGGGCGTCGACGTCGGCGACCGGGTGACGATCGGCGTCGAGACCCTGATCTGA
- a CDS encoding metallophosphoesterase family protein codes for MSRPHRTPPRWVRWTLAVLLALVPCVVWGVTTATAERSLGPHEALYEVTTNGLVTVDLGPLGTIQIDSPLPLGLGADVTVEEIPADLTAVGQADTLEGLSQDLEDYLRFFGGPQETIGSVARALVVDALRRTGFAILVVAAVGAGLYLLLGPPRRRELTARVAPRTYEITAGVVLVSLVGVSLVASDPGTTTGPSQRASAVFDGTPLEGARITGRLAGVVDTYGAMLIDLYRENEDFYARADANLVEAWDRRDRIQRLTAPRPAATATSDDPSPDDATSPEGTGAPGDEDGATDAPPSGTGDEISGAEGSADAEATDETAPEPAAEEDLVTLLVVSDLHCNTGMTPLIRTAAERSGASIVLNAGDTTMNGTAVESFCVDSFASAVPKGATMVVSDGNHDSVETSAQERANGQTVLDGKVVEVDGIRILGDRDPLETRLGLGSQPPREETPEEYAARLTEVACAEQEDGDGIDLLLIHTPRMGNEALDSGCVPNQISGHMHTRSGPERTGGGVRYVSGSTAGAVKDQLRIGPLKGTAEMTVLRFDPERRRIVDWQLVQIGTDESAKVWPRIAWPTPSGVPVVEEPAGDDGGEEDVEGGGVPADEPTDDAPATEG; via the coding sequence ATGAGCCGTCCGCACCGCACCCCGCCCCGCTGGGTCCGCTGGACCCTCGCCGTCCTGCTCGCGCTCGTGCCGTGCGTCGTGTGGGGGGTCACGACCGCGACCGCAGAGCGCAGCCTCGGCCCGCACGAGGCGCTCTACGAGGTCACGACCAACGGTCTCGTCACCGTCGACCTCGGCCCGCTCGGCACCATCCAGATCGACTCCCCGCTGCCCCTCGGCCTCGGCGCCGACGTCACGGTGGAGGAGATCCCCGCCGACCTCACCGCGGTCGGGCAGGCGGACACGCTCGAGGGCTTGTCGCAGGACCTCGAGGACTACCTGCGCTTCTTCGGCGGCCCGCAGGAGACGATCGGCTCCGTCGCGCGGGCCCTCGTCGTCGACGCGCTGCGCCGGACGGGCTTCGCGATCCTCGTCGTCGCGGCCGTCGGCGCCGGGCTCTACCTGCTGCTCGGCCCGCCGCGCCGCCGCGAGCTCACCGCGCGCGTCGCGCCGCGCACGTACGAGATCACGGCCGGGGTCGTCCTCGTCTCCCTCGTCGGCGTCTCCCTCGTCGCGAGCGACCCCGGCACGACGACGGGCCCGTCCCAGCGCGCGTCCGCCGTGTTCGACGGGACCCCGCTCGAGGGTGCGCGCATCACCGGTCGGCTCGCGGGCGTCGTCGACACCTACGGCGCGATGCTCATCGACCTCTACCGCGAGAACGAGGACTTCTACGCGCGGGCGGACGCCAACCTCGTCGAGGCGTGGGACCGGCGCGACCGCATCCAGCGCCTCACCGCACCGCGCCCCGCGGCCACCGCGACGTCCGACGACCCGTCGCCCGACGACGCGACGTCGCCCGAGGGGACCGGCGCCCCGGGAGACGAGGACGGGGCGACCGACGCCCCGCCGTCGGGCACCGGTGACGAGATCTCCGGCGCCGAGGGCTCGGCCGACGCCGAGGCGACCGACGAGACCGCTCCGGAGCCCGCGGCCGAGGAGGACCTCGTCACGCTCCTGGTCGTGAGCGACCTGCACTGCAACACGGGCATGACGCCCCTCATCCGGACCGCGGCCGAGCGCTCCGGCGCGTCGATCGTGCTCAACGCCGGCGACACGACGATGAACGGCACCGCCGTCGAGTCGTTCTGCGTCGACTCGTTCGCGTCCGCGGTGCCGAAGGGCGCGACCATGGTCGTCTCCGACGGCAACCACGACAGCGTCGAGACCTCGGCGCAGGAGCGGGCCAACGGCCAGACCGTGCTGGACGGGAAGGTCGTCGAGGTCGACGGGATCCGCATCCTCGGCGACCGCGACCCGCTCGAGACGCGCCTCGGCCTGGGCAGCCAGCCGCCGCGCGAGGAGACCCCCGAGGAGTACGCGGCCCGCCTCACCGAGGTCGCGTGCGCCGAGCAGGAGGACGGGGACGGCATCGACCTCCTCCTGATCCACACGCCGCGCATGGGGAACGAGGCCCTCGACTCCGGCTGCGTGCCGAACCAGATCTCCGGCCACATGCACACCCGGTCCGGGCCGGAGCGGACGGGTGGCGGCGTCCGGTACGTGAGCGGCAGCACCGCGGGGGCGGTCAAGGACCAGCTCCGCATCGGCCCGCTCAAGGGCACGGCCGAGATGACGGTGCTGCGCTTCGACCCCGAGCGGCGCCGCATCGTCGACTGGCAGCTCGTGCAGATCGGGACCGACGAGTCCGCGAAGGTCTGGCCGCGCATCGCCTGGCCCACGCCGTCGGGCGTGCCGGTGGTCGAGGAGCCGGCAGGTGACGACGGAGGCGAGGAGGACGTCGAGGGTGGGGGCGTCCCCGCCGACGAGCCCACCGACGACGCGCCCGCCACCGAGGGCTG